A genome region from Triticum aestivum cultivar Chinese Spring chromosome 2B, IWGSC CS RefSeq v2.1, whole genome shotgun sequence includes the following:
- the LOC123043842 gene encoding E3 ubiquitin-protein ligase AIRP2 yields MGRSFRDSLKLLEADIQHANSIASEFRREYDGACLQMRMSYCPAAHLFLFLVQWTDCNLAGALGLLRILIYKVYADGTTTMSTHERKASIREFYAVIYPSLAQLHEGINEVEDRKQKAICIERYRRREEDHKRVISEIDDNIEEECGICMEINNKVVLPTCSHAMCIKCYRDWRSRSQSCPFCRDSLKRVNSADLWIYTDNRDIVDMATVRRENLRRLFMYIDKLPTVIPESVFEVYDSHVK; encoded by the exons ATGGGCAGGTCGTTCCGGGACTCGCTCAAGCTGCTCGAGGCCGACATCCAGCACGCCAACTCGAT TGCTTCTGAATTCCGAAGGGAATATGATGGTGCCTGTCTTCAGATGAGGATGTCATACTGTCCGGCTGCAcaccttttcctttttcttgtgCAGTGGACAGACTGCAACCTTGCTGGTGCTCTTGGGCTGTTGAGAATTCTCATTTACAAG GTTTATGCTGATGGGACAACCACCATGTCCACTCATGAAAGGAAAGCGAGCATTAGGGAATTCTATG CTGTAATTTACCCTTCTCTGGCGCAATTACATGAAGGAATTAATGAGGTGGAGGACAGGAAACAAAAAGCGATTTGTATAGAGAGGTATAGAAGACGAGAGGAGGATCACAAAAGGGTGATCTCAGAGATTGATGATAATATAGAGGAAGAGTGTGGCATATGTATGGAAATAAACAACAAAGTTGTCCTTCCAACTTGTAGCCATGCTATGTGCATTAAATGCTACCGTGACTG GAGATCAAGATCCCAGTCCTGTCCGTTCTGCCGCGACAGCCTCAAGAGGGTCAACTCCGCCGACCTCTGGATATACACGGATAACAGGGACATCGTCGACATGGCGACGGTCCGAAGAGAGAACCTGAGGCGTCTCTTCATGTACATAGATAAGTTGCCCACGGTGATCCCCGAATCTGTTTTCGAGGTATACGATTCCCACGTAAAGTGA